The Patescibacteria group bacterium region TAGTCTTTGCCCGCATCAGCACTCAGTACCGGAAGGTAGGTAAAAGTATTGTTAGCGTTTTGTCTACCAAATCGTTCAATCTCTTGGAAAAGTCCCGTACGATCTCCACGGCGAAATTTAATGACTGATGTTGTTTGCGGGTTGATGATTGGCCGTGGATATTCTGGTCCCGCTACTGGTCCCCCACCGCCACCCGTGTTTTGTTTTTTGATTATGAAAAAATAATATCCAGCCCCACCAGCACCCATGAGTAACATGATAAAAAGAAAAACACTCAAGATGCGTCCCGTATTGCTCGGGCTCGGCGCGTTGTGCGGACGCGCGAGCTGGTAGTTTCCTTCGCGGATAGATTTTTGTTGCTGCGCGTAAATATCGGCAAACGATATTTGGTCGCGCCGCAGCAGTTGCTCCGCATCACCTCTCATGGTGCGGATAAACGAATCTCTCCGGTCTTGGTTCGGAGGCATAGTTTTTTAGAAAAGAAAAAGATTACCTACGAGGAGGGCGACCACCACCGCGCGGACGGTCACTACCCGGACGCGGACGGCGCTCTTCTTTCTCGGCCGTGCGGACAGCAGTTTCTTCTACTGTCTCAGTCATGGCACGGATAGAAAGGTTGACGCGACCCATTTGGTCGATGCCAGTGATTTTTGCTTCCACCTCATCCCCCACATTCACTATATCGGTTACTTTGCCTACACGGAAGCCAGCAAGTTCTGAGATGTGCACGAGTCCTTCTTGGCGAGGCGCAAACTCAATCATGGCGCCAAACTCAAATACGCGTGATACCTTGCCGCGGACGATTTCGCCCGCTTCGTATTCTTTGGTTATCGCGAGCACGCGAGCTTGCGCCATCTCGGCTGCTTCTTGGTTGGTGCCCGTGATATAGACAACACCTGTCTGCTCAATATCAATAGTAGCTTTGGTCTCGGCGATGATTTCATTGATAGTTTTACCTCCAGGGCCGATGACATCACGGATTTTATCTATAGGAATATTCATCTTGATAACACGAGGCGCGTGTGCTGGAAGGTTCGCGCGAGGTGCGGGCATAGCTTTGAGGATGACATCCATAATACGCATGCGTGCATCAAGTGCGTCGGCGAGCGCGTCGCGCAAGATTTTCAATGTTACGCCACCCACTTTGACATCCATCTGCACGGCAGTTACACCTTCAGATGTTCCAGCGGCTTTAAAATCCATATCGCCATGATGATCTTCCGGTCCTTGGATATCAGTCAAAACTTTATAGGTGTTTTCATCTTTCATCATGAGACCCATAGCGATACCGCTGACAGGGCGCTTGATCGGCACGCCTGCGTCCATGAGTGCGAGAATTGAACCGCATACCGAACCCATCGATGATGATCCGTTTGATGAGAGTGTCTCCGATACGATGCGAATAGTGTAAGGAAAATCTTCTTTGGCAGGGATAACTGCCTCCAAAGCTTTTTCAGCCAAAGCACCATGACCTATCTCACGGCGTCCGGGTGAACCCATACGACCCGTCTCGCCTACTGAAAACGGTGGGAAGTTGTAGTGATGCATGAAATTCTTTTTAGTACGAACATCCATACCTTCGATCAAGAGTTCGTCGCCAGGTGCGCCCAAAGTTACGACTGACAAGATGTGTGTATCACCGCGGAAGAAAAGACCTGATCCGTGTGTGCGCGCGAGAAGACCGGTTGACGCAAAAAGCGAGCGCAATTCTTTCATACCGCGGCCATCGGGGCGGCGATCTTTCTCAAGAGCGTTGCGATGTACGATATCGTTGATCGCTTCCTCGTACATATCAGAGGTCGTACCCTTTGAAAGTGTTGGAAATTGTTCTTTGACCGAGCTCATCCATTCAGCTTTTAGTTCGCCAAGCGTATGGTCACGGTGTACTTTGTCAGGCACAAAGAGCGCATCTTCCAAACGCTGCATAAAATGCTTGTTCAAAAGATTTACCGTCTCTGCGGGCGCTTCTTCAATCTTTGGCGCAAATTTTTTCTTCGAGATTTTCTTAAAAATTTCGTTTTGAAATTCGTTTATCTCGTTAATATGTTTGAGTGCGAGTTCAATCGCCTTGGCAAATTCTTCCTCAGGCATTTCTTTTGCCTTACCCTCCAACATATTTACTTTGCTATCACAGCCGGATACTACGAGATCGAGCACATGTGCGGCGCGTTCGGTATCGGTCGGGTTGATGATAAAGGCACCATCAGTCTTGCCTACGCGCACCGAGCTTACGGGCCCTGCCCATGGGATATCTGAGCTACCGAGCGCAAGGGATGCGGCAAGTACCGCCAAAATATCAGGGCTATTTTCTTCGTCGAGTGAAAGTGTCGAGGTGACTACCTGTACATCATGACGGATACGATGATCAAAAAGTGGGCGTATGGTGCGGTCGATAAGGCGGCCGATCAAAACGGCTTCTTCAGACGGACGACCTTCACGGCGCATAAAGCGCGAACCCAAAATACGGCCCGCGGCATAAAACTTTTCCTCGTAATCAACGGTAAGTGGAAAGTATTCAACCGTCTCGCGTGCATTGTGTGACATTACCGCGGTGGCAAATACCGTGGTACCACCAACAGTCACCATAACTGAACCGTTGGCTTGAGATGCGATATTATTAAACTCAACTGTTATTGTTTTGCCAGCGATATCGCGGGTAAAGATTTGTTTTTCAAGCATTGTCATTTTCGTCAGGGGTTCGTTGTTTTCTAATTCTCATAATATACTTGCCTTCAGCGCCAAGGTCGATAAACTCGTCAGCTGATTCTTTGAGTTTGAGTGATGTACTGCGGCCAAATGACATCACCTCAACTCTACGGCCATTATTTTTCAAATATTCTACCAAGGGTACAAAATCGCCGTCACCCGAGCAGATAACAATAGTATCTACCGTGCTCGCGGTGCGTACCGCGTCAATCGCAAGGCCCACATCCCAATCAGCTTTTTTGGCGCCACCATAAAACTCTTGGAGCTCTTTGGCGCGCGTTTCAATGCCAAGGGCGACCAGCGCATCAAAAAATCCCTTTTCCTCCCCCGTCTTGGTACTGATGACATAGCCAAACGCGCGTATAAGTTGACGATTTGCCACAGCGGTCTTGAGTACTTCTTTGAAGTTTACACGCGCGCCAAAGAGTGATCGCGCGGAGTGATACAAATTTTGCGCGTCGATAAACACAGCGACGCGCTGATCTTTATGCTTTCTAAGGTCCATTATTTTTTAATGCCGAAGTGTCGCTGGAGTTCCAAAAGTTTTTTTGGATCACCTTTGGCGATGTACTCGAGCAGTGACTTGCGCTTTGCGACCATTTTCAAAAGACCGCGGCGAGAGTGATTGTCCTTGCGGTATTTTTTAAGATGATCGGCGAGTCGTTCGATTTGAGCGCATAAAAGGCCGATCTGAACCTCCGAAGAGCCCGTGTCTGTCTCATGGACGCGGTGCTTTTCGATGAGTTTAGTTTTTTTCACTGTTGTCAGCATGGAAAGTATTCTAACAAACCTTCGGTCTTTTGACAAGAGGGGTATTTGCCCGTATAGTGGTGCCAGCTCCCGTGCGGTATGCTGACCACGCGGGACAACGCAGGCGCGGCCTCGGTTAGGGGAAGGTTCGTGCCGCCACACGATCCGCTCACCCTCTTTTCGGGGTCGCGCCTGCTCATCTTGCAGTTCTTTCTCAAATCAATTCTTAAGCCGCACAAAGCGGCTTCGCACTACAGGGCGAGTCTATCACAGGCTCGCCTTTCGTATTTTTTGCTATACTGATTGTAATATTGTGCGACCTATGACGATTGAAAAAATAATGCGTGAGTTTTTGGAAGATTTGGAGCTTGAGCGTGGCCGCTCACCAAAGACGATAGAAAACTATAACCACTATCTCAAGCGTTTTTTTACGCACGCCAAAGTCTTAAACCCCGCGCACATCTCTGACGACTTGGTCCGCTCGTACCGTCTCGCGCTCAACCGTACGGGACTTTCACCTCGCACGCGCAATTATCACCTTATTGCGTTGCGGATGTTTTTAAAATATTTAGCCAAGCGCGATATTAAATCACTCGCGCCCGAGCGCGTGGAGCTCGCCAAACTTGGAGACCGAGACATTGATATACCGCACGAAGGAGACTTGGAGCGATTGCTGGGTGCGCCAAAAACTGATGCCCTGCAAGGAGTTCGCGACCGCGCGATCTTAGAACTACTGTTCTCAACTGGACTGCGCGTATCAGAACTCACGGCGCTCAATCGTGACTCGCTCGATCTGGGTCGTGATGAATTTTCCGTGCGTGGCAAGGGTTCGAAGATACGCATCGTATTTTTATCCAAAGACGCTAAAGACTCAATCCGCGCGTATCTCTCCAAGCGCGGTGATATGTCAGAAGCACTTTTTGTAGGTACGCAAAAGAAAAATCCTGCGCGTCTCACGCCGCGTCAGATCGAACGACTTGTAAAACGCTACGCGATTAGCGCAGGCATCCCCGGCAAAGTGACACCACATACTTTGCGTCACTTGTTTGCTACCGATCTTTTGCTCAACGGCGCTGATATCAGATCAGTACAAGCGATGCTCGGACACTCGTCGATCACCACTACACAAATCTATACTCACATGACTGACCGGCAACTCCGCGAAGTACACAAAGCATTTCACGGAAAGCGCAGAAAGTAATTTTTTAAAAATAAAAATGAAAACGGAGGATCCTTGCCAGGATCCTCCGTGCCGTTTCGGGTCAACTCCCAATGCCGTGGGTTATTGCCCTACCTGTTTCGTCATCACGACGCATAGTGGGTGAGTGTTTGCCGTCACTCCCCTAGCGCCAGTATCCATCTGTCAGCAGCTGATGCACCGTGCCGGCGGCGTCATTGCCGTGATCTGCGGACGCGGATGCTCGCGCGTCCTCCCCTCGCGGTTGGCGCGAACGATCGCCTCGTCTTCGCGCACCATGCGGTCGGTGTTGAGCGGATAGCGAGTATCGCTTCCTGATGCCGCCACATGCGACCACTGACCTACTGACGGATTCCACCTGCTCATACTTCCCCCTCGCTAGAGCTCCCCCATGGAGCTCATCTGTGAATTGCTACCCTCTCCGATCCCCGTCTTCGTGGGGGTTCTGCTGCGAGCCAGATTCGTTCGGCGCGGCCTGAGCGGTACGATCCCTCATCGCCTCCGGGAGTCTCCTTGGTCCCCGGTTTGGTGTGCGTAGAGTGGTACGCGCGCGCGTCACGATTCTGTCCTTTCGCTTCATGGTCCCTCCTTGTGGGGTTTGTCAGCCAAAAGGCCGACTGGTTTTCTGTTCATTATTCTATACCTGACCCAAAATATTGCAAGAGTGTCGTATTTATGGTCTTCTATAACATCAAAAAATCGTTGAAGAATAAGGGTTTTTGGTATGTTAAGGCACTTGACTTTTATCATATTATTTGGTATAATAGCTTCAGAAATACAGATAAGGACAGAACCTTGATTTGTGAACTCCAAGTCCAAAAGGGCTTGAAAAATAAGGCAAAAACAACAACGAAGCGCTGAAATACTGCGCAAAATGGAGTCCAGAGATGGTACAAAGAGGTAGAGGGAACAAAGGTGCCGGCAACGCCAATAACGCGGGAAACCGTCAACCCCGTCTTCAGATCTCGAAGGTCGACTATACGACCCCAGAGAAGCTGAAGGATGGAACATTCACTATTCTTCTTCTTGCCGACATCGTCGGCGGGAACGGATCTGAGCAGATCCGGTTCTATCTCGATCGGTCCCCTCAAGGGACCAGTGCCAGCGTGGAGCAGTACGGACGTACTGGTTACGCCCAAACTCGCACTGATTCCGGACTCCGGATCGGCACGCGCTATGAAGTCGCGGCCGAGATCATCGCCGGCGGCAAGGTCGTCGGCAACCGCGTTGCGCGGTTCATCGTCTTGCCAAAGGAGACGAAGAAGTCTCTAGCGGCTAAGAAGGCGCAGAAAGTGCGCGACGAGATCGAGCTCAAGCGACTTGAGCGCGAGCTCAGAGAGCTTGCGCGAGAGCCATCGGTAACCGCGCGAGAGATCAAGGATCTGCAGGAGCAGGTCGCCGTGATCAAGGCTCGTCGCGAGCGCGACGAACTCTTTCGCGGGCCAACACTCCTCGAGCGGGCGGCCAAAAATGTCACTGCACAGATCATGCTCACGAAGCTCCGCAAGGAGCTCTCCAATCTCGGTAAGATACCGGCAAAGGAGATCGTGAGGCCCGTGATCGAGTGTGTGGGATCAAATGGTCACTACATTGTGAGTGGATGCGTGGTCTACAAGGACTCGTCGTTTGCAACGAGGTACCCCGTGCTCATCTCGGCCGCTCCCTATCGTGGTATCCCCACGGTCGAGCCAGTGCTGACTGATGAGCATGGCTACTTCACGCACACTGTCCAGTTCGGTGAACGGTCCGCTGACATCCATGTGATCGTCGGTGGGACGGGAGGCTACGAGGAGTTTTACAATGACTACGCCGGCCCCAAGCCGCGCGGTCTGCGTAACAACAATGTACGCCTCGCCACCATCTGGCTCATCGCGGCACTCCTTCTGGTATTCAACTTGTGGTTGCTACCCGACGCGCCACTGCCGAGCAAGGTTGAAGGTTTGCCCGAAGGTTTGCGGGAGGGCTTGCTCTCCATGCATCCTGAATGGGCACCAACCGCTTGGCAGTCATTCCTCTGGTTCTTCAACCGAGGTATGTGGGGTTCCTTCTGGATCCTTGTGGTTGCCGGTCTCGTTTACCTGCCCGTCGCGTTTAGTGACGAGGCAGCAGGTCTGGGGCGAGCAGTCGTGAACATCGCCTCAAAGAAGCAAAGTGGCGGTGGAGGCAAATCTCCACCCGCGAGTGGAAGCCCGCAGGCGGGCACAACTCCGACATCAGATGCGGATCCGTTAGCCTTCCTCAAGGGGAAGGGGCCATTTATCACGGCTATCGGAGCTGTAATCTTCACTATTGTGACTGAATGGCTCGAGCGCAGGCGTGATCGAAAGATCCACTCGCTCGCAAACAAGATTGTCGGCGGCAAGCCGACAGGAGGATCTGCATGAACTCGTACGCAATCTGGGCGCTCGTGGCGTTTGCCACAGCGCTTGTGCTCAAGGTAGCGGGTGTCGCCGGTTTCTGGGCGACGCTCATCATCATTGGCATGTTCGCGGCAGGGCGTATTGCCTCGCAGGCGAACGAACGGATCGGCAAGATAGTGATGTGGATCGCCGCGGTGCTCGCGGTGGTCACCATCCTCTTGCCGTTCGCTGTGCGCGTCACCGTTGGGGGTTTTCCGTCCTACATCGGTGGATCATTCGAGCGACGAGGGGCGTCAGTTGCTCTTCGAACTGCCGAGCGGATCGACGATGGAACCTACGATATCGAGACTCGGTACTTACAGGGATGCAAGGACGAGATCGATCGCGAGACCACGCGTCTAACTGGCGAGATGAATATCCTTACGGCCGCGCGCATCGCTGGCAAGATGGATGTCGGTCAGTTCGATCGAGAGTTCAATGCTCTTGGCGGGCAGATCGACGCCTTGCGCGTCAGGCGCGAGGAGTGCAGCGTGAAGTTTCGCGGTCGCGATCTCTCGGAGATTGTCGCAAAATCTGCTATCGTCACCAACGCTACGGCGAAGGTGAAGAGTGGCTGGAACGCGTTTCCCGATTTCGAGAGAAGGAGCGGATTCATTCTGCTCATCGGCATCATGTATATCTTGATCGGCTTGATCGTACGGAGGTTCCACGCGCAGTTTGGAGGGGCAATCTTCGCTCCCGGCGTGCTGCTGGTGCTTCTGGCAGTCATTGATTCTTTCGCCGGCGCCAAGTCTTGGCCGGCGCAAGTGATCGATGTTTTGACCGGCGACTACTCGGGGCAGCCGCTCCTCGTCACCGCGCTCAAGGCGACTGCGGTTGGCATCATCGCTCTTGCGGCGCTCGGCTTCAAACCAAGCGTGCGGCTCGGTACGGTGGTCACGGCCGTATTCATTTGGTTGCTGGCTGCACTCGCGCAACCCGGCGCTTCGTTCGGCAGTATCGCTGACCAGCTTAGTGGGAAGTTCGGCGGGGTTAACATCACCGCGCCGATCAACAAGATCTTCGGCGGGACCCAGACGGTTCCGTGCCGTGACCACGACGCTCTCTTCCGTGATGCGGATATCGGTCAGCTGGTTCGCTGTTTTCAGCGGATGGAGACTGGCGATAAGACAATGCTTCAATTGCACGGTGGCGACTGGGGGATCACTCCATCCAACGCGCCGATGCACATAACACTGTGGTATGGCGAGGAAGTAGTCTACCGCGGTGTTTACCGGCCGGGCACCCACCCGACCGCGAATCGCATTCAGATCACTGCCAACGGGCCCGCTGATCTTACTATCAGCATGAGGAAGTTGGACAGCGCAGCGCAGACAAGAAGGTGAGGCCTTAAGAGTTCACATATATCGTCGCCCCCAAAACATTGGGGGCAAACAGTAAACCGAGGCGTCGCATGAATCATCGTGCGGCGCCTCTTTCCTTTTTATGCGACCCTTTTCCCGTGCTACTATATATGGTATAAACAATGACGCGAGTCCTCGTGGTGAAATGGATATCACGACTGGCTTCGAACCAGTTATTGGGGGTTCGAGTCCCTCCGAGGGCACTAATATTATTTTTTAATATCCACTCGTAGCTCAGTTGGTAGAGCAGTCGCCTCTTAAGCGAACGGTCGTAGGTTCGATCCCTACCGAGTGGACAGTAACGCAATGGCACAAATTCCAAAAGAAATAATCTCTATCATTGAAACGCTCGAGGGCGCTGGTTTCGAGGCATTTGTGGTGGGCGGATCAGTGCGTGACCTGCTCATCGAGCGCAAACCAAAAGATTGGGATATCACCACGAGCGCGGTACCCGAAGATATTTTGCGTTTGTTTCCTGATAGCAAATACGAAAACGATTTTGGTACCGTATGCGTGTTTCCGCCAAATCCGTCCGAGGCATCGCTTGCGATGGTCGAGGTAACCCCCTATCGCACCGAGGCCCAGTATTCAGACAAACGACATCCTGACAAAGTCGAGTTTGGTAAATCGCTCGAAGAAGATTTGGCGCGCCGCGATTTTACTATCAACTCGCTCGCGCTCAATGTAAAGACTGATAATGTCATCGATCTATTTTCTGGCAAGCGCGATTTTCGCGAGGGTCTTATCCGTGCGGTAGGCAATGCCGAGGAACGCTTTTCCGAAGATGCGTTGCGTATCATGCGCGCGTTGCGCCTATCAGCTGAGCTCGGATTTCATATTGAAGACGAGACACTTGTGGCTATCAAAAAAACCGTAAAACTTTTGCGTTTTATCGCCAAAGAGCGCATTCGCGATGAGTTTTCAAAGGTTATTCTCTCCCCCGCTCCGCACGAAACGCTCGAGCTTGTGCGTGCACTCGGTATTTTAAAATTGGTAGCACCCGAGATTGAGGAGGGATACGGCGTGGGGCAAAACAAACACCATATCTATACAGTGTTGGAGCACAACTTGTACGCGCTCAAGTACGCGGCATCAAAAGAATGGTCACTCGAAGTGCGTATGGCCGCTCTCTTGCATGATGTAGGCAAACCGCGTTCAAAGCGTGGCGATGGGCCTGACTCAAGTTTTTACGGTCACGAAATAATTGGCGCCAAGATGACGACTACTATTCTCAATCGTCTCAAATACTCAAAACAATTTGTAGACAAAGTATCAAAGCTCGTGCGCTATCACCTGTTTTATTACAATGTCGACGAAGTTGGTGAGGCGTCAGTCCGCCGGCTCATCCGCAAGGTGGGTCCGGAAGACATGGAAGACTTGATAAAAGTGCGCTTCTG contains the following coding sequences:
- the xerA gene encoding site-specific tyrosine recombinase/integron integrase, which encodes MTIEKIMREFLEDLELERGRSPKTIENYNHYLKRFFTHAKVLNPAHISDDLVRSYRLALNRTGLSPRTRNYHLIALRMFLKYLAKRDIKSLAPERVELAKLGDRDIDIPHEGDLERLLGAPKTDALQGVRDRAILELLFSTGLRVSELTALNRDSLDLGRDEFSVRGKGSKIRIVFLSKDAKDSIRAYLSKRGDMSEALFVGTQKKNPARLTPRQIERLVKRYAISAGIPGKVTPHTLRHLFATDLLLNGADIRSVQAMLGHSSITTTQIYTHMTDRQLREVHKAFHGKRRK
- a CDS encoding HD domain-containing protein, translating into MAQIPKEIISIIETLEGAGFEAFVVGGSVRDLLIERKPKDWDITTSAVPEDILRLFPDSKYENDFGTVCVFPPNPSEASLAMVEVTPYRTEAQYSDKRHPDKVEFGKSLEEDLARRDFTINSLALNVKTDNVIDLFSGKRDFREGLIRAVGNAEERFSEDALRIMRALRLSAELGFHIEDETLVAIKKTVKLLRFIAKERIRDEFSKVILSPAPHETLELVRALGILKLVAPEIEEGYGVGQNKHHIYTVLEHNLYALKYAASKEWSLEVRMAALLHDVGKPRSKRGDGPDSSFYGHEIIGAKMTTTILNRLKYSKQFVDKVSKLVRYHLFYYNVDEVGEASVRRLIRKVGPEDMEDLIKVRFCDRIGSGVPKAEPYKLRHFRFVIEKLSRDPISVKMLKVNGGDIMKIAKLEPSPKVGQLLNILLEEVLDDPKRNTKDILQARIKELAGMTERQLKALADGAKKKSSALEEEEVTKIKGKHRVK
- the rpsO gene encoding 30S ribosomal protein S15; this translates as MLTTVKKTKLIEKHRVHETDTGSSEVQIGLLCAQIERLADHLKKYRKDNHSRRGLLKMVAKRKSLLEYIAKGDPKKLLELQRHFGIKK
- a CDS encoding polyribonucleotide nucleotidyltransferase, which translates into the protein MLEKQIFTRDIAGKTITVEFNNIASQANGSVMVTVGGTTVFATAVMSHNARETVEYFPLTVDYEEKFYAAGRILGSRFMRREGRPSEEAVLIGRLIDRTIRPLFDHRIRHDVQVVTSTLSLDEENSPDILAVLAASLALGSSDIPWAGPVSSVRVGKTDGAFIINPTDTERAAHVLDLVVSGCDSKVNMLEGKAKEMPEEEFAKAIELALKHINEINEFQNEIFKKISKKKFAPKIEEAPAETVNLLNKHFMQRLEDALFVPDKVHRDHTLGELKAEWMSSVKEQFPTLSKGTTSDMYEEAINDIVHRNALEKDRRPDGRGMKELRSLFASTGLLARTHGSGLFFRGDTHILSVVTLGAPGDELLIEGMDVRTKKNFMHHYNFPPFSVGETGRMGSPGRREIGHGALAEKALEAVIPAKEDFPYTIRIVSETLSSNGSSSMGSVCGSILALMDAGVPIKRPVSGIAMGLMMKDENTYKVLTDIQGPEDHHGDMDFKAAGTSEGVTAVQMDVKVGGVTLKILRDALADALDARMRIMDVILKAMPAPRANLPAHAPRVIKMNIPIDKIRDVIGPGGKTINEIIAETKATIDIEQTGVVYITGTNQEAAEMAQARVLAITKEYEAGEIVRGKVSRVFEFGAMIEFAPRQEGLVHISELAGFRVGKVTDIVNVGDEVEAKITGIDQMGRVNLSIRAMTETVEETAVRTAEKEERRPRPGSDRPRGGGRPPRR
- a CDS encoding NYN domain-containing protein translates to MDLRKHKDQRVAVFIDAQNLYHSARSLFGARVNFKEVLKTAVANRQLIRAFGYVISTKTGEEKGFFDALVALGIETRAKELQEFYGGAKKADWDVGLAIDAVRTASTVDTIVICSGDGDFVPLVEYLKNNGRRVEVMSFGRSTSLKLKESADEFIDLGAEGKYIMRIRKQRTPDENDNA